Proteins from a single region of Macrotis lagotis isolate mMagLag1 chromosome 2, bilby.v1.9.chrom.fasta, whole genome shotgun sequence:
- the PSMD3 gene encoding 26S proteasome non-ATPase regulatory subunit 3, whose product MKQEGSARRRGADKAKQPPGGGEQEPPPPPPPPPAAAPLDVEMKEEAAAAGSGAAGEGEGKVALAERSQRELDTVTLEDIKEHVKQLEKAVSGKEPRFVLRALRMLPSTSRRLNPYVLYKAIFGFFTSCNTIRDFLLTFLEEPMDTEADLQFRPRTGKAASAPLLPEVEAYLQLLLVIYLMNAKRYKEAQRVSDDLMQKISTQNRRALDLVAAKCYYYHARVYEFLDKLDVVRSFLHARLRTATLRHDADGQATLLNLLLRNYLHYSLYDQAEKLVSKSVFPEQANNNEWARYLYYTGRIKAIQLEYSEARRTMTNALRKAPQHTAVGFKQTVHKLLIVVELLLGEIPDRLQFRQPSLKRSLMPYFLLTQAVRTGNLAKFNFVLDQFGEKFQADGTYTLIIRLRHNVIKTGVRMISLSYSRISLADIAQKLQLDSPEDAEFIVAKAIRDGVIEASINHEKGYVQSKEMIDIYSTREPQLAFHQRISFCLDIHNMSVKAMRFPPKSYNKDLESAEERREREQQDLEFAKEMAEDDDDSFP is encoded by the exons ATGAAGCAAGAGGGCTCAGCGCGGCGCCGCGGCGCCGACAAGGCGAAGCAGCCGCCCGGCGGAGGAGAGCAGgagcccccgccgccgccgccgccgccccccgccgccgccccgcTGGATGTGGAGATGAAGGAGGAGGCTGCGGCGGCCGGCAGCGGGGCGGCCGGGGAGGGCGAGGGCAAAGTGGCCTTGGCGGAGCGCTCCCAGCGGGAGCTGGACACAGTCACCTTGGAGG ACATCAAGGAGCATGTGAAGCAGCTGGAGAAGGCCGTGTCAGGCAAGGAACCCCGCTTTGTACTGAGGGCCCTTCGGATGCTCCCTTCCACTTCTCGCCGGCTCAACCCCTATGTTCTCTACAAGgctatttttggttttttcacCTCCTGTAATACCATCCGTGATTTCTTACTCACCTTCTTGGAAGAG CCCATGGATACAGAAGCAGATTTGCAGTTCCGTCCTAGGACAGGAAAAGCTGCCTCAGCCCCCCTTTTACCAGAAGTGGAGGCATATCTCCAACTCCTCTTGGTCATCTACCTGATGAATGCCAAGCGCTACAAAGAG GCTCAAAGAGTTTCTGATGACCTCATGCAGAAAATCAGTACTCAGAACCGCCGAGCCCTGGACCTGGTTGCAGCAAAGTGTTATTATTACCATGCCCGTGTCTATGAATTCTTAGACAAGCTGGATGTGGTACGCAG CTTCCTGCATGCGCGGTTACGGACGGCCACCCTTAGGCATGATGCAGATGGCCAGGCCACTCTGCTTAACCTCCTATTGCGAAACTACCTGCATTACAGCCTGTATGACCAGGCTGAGAAATTGGTATCCAAGTCTGTGTTCCCTGAACAAGCCAACAACAATGAGTGGGCAAGGTACCTCTACTACACAG GGAGAATCAAAGCCATCCAGCTAGAATATTCGGAGGCCCGAAGAACAATGACCAATGCTTTGCGCAAGGCCCCCCAACACACAGCTGTTGGCTTCAAACAGACG GTGCACAAGCTGCTCATTGTGGTGGAGCTACTGCTGGGGGAGATCCCAGACCGACTACAGTTCCGTCAGCCCTCACTCAAGCGCTCCCTCATGCCCTACTTTCTTCTGACCCAAG CTGTCAGGACAGGAAATCTAGCCAAGTTCAACTTTGTCCTGGATCAGTTTGGGGAAAAGTTTCAGGCAGATGGGACCTATACCTTGATCATACGACTACGACACAATGTAATTAAAACAG GTGTGCGCATGATCAGCCTCTCCTACTCCCGAATCTCCCTGGCTGACATTGCCCAGAAGCTGCAGCTGGATAGCCCAGAGGATGCAGAATTCATTGTTGCCAAG GCCATCCGGGATGGTGTCATAGAGGCTAGCATCAACCACGAAAAGGGATATGTCCAGTCCAAGGAGATGATTGACATTTATTCTACCCGAGAGCCTCAGTTGGCTTTTCACCAGCGCATCTCCTTCTGCCTAGACATCCACAATATGTCTGTCAAG GCTATGAGGTTCCCTCCCAAATCTTACAACAAGGACCTCGAGTCTGCAGAG GAGCGGCGTGAGCGAGAGCAACAGGATCTGGAGTTTGCTAAGGAGATGGCCGAAGACGACGATGACAGCTTCCCTTGA
- the LOC141513819 gene encoding gasdermin-A-like isoform X1: MTMFENVTRALARQLNPRGDLTPLDSLIDFKRFHPFCLVLRKRKSTLFWGARYIRTDYTLLDLLQPGASPSDPSDTGNFSFKNMLDARLEGEVDVPKTVKVKGTAGLSHSSTLEVQSLSVSPKALDNLQERKLVPEHSFLKEIKDRGENLYVVMEVVETVKEITLENAGKALGSFSLPFFAPLGLQGSIDHTEAITIPKGCVLAYRVRQLLVKGKDGWDIPHVFNDNLKTFPTEEKPEEKISFIQSSDHSEVPEDFGSLKKEVQNEAQEVNKLSKEGQVSLLKSLRSLLGKKQDLQDLELTFEEALNKGQRVSLEAKPKDIEVSHDVVEGILYFLGALTELSEAQHKLLVKSMDMKILPLQLKLVESIMEQNFPQTEEGLFPLKPDLLSSLGDEELTFTEALVGLSGLEMQRSGLKYNWDPDTLPQLCALYASLSFLQLLTKPC; the protein is encoded by the exons ATGACTATGTTTGAAAATGTCACCCGGGCCCTGGCTAGACAGCTTAATCCTCGAGGAGACCTGACTCCTCTGGACAGCCTCATTGACTTCAAGCGCTTCCACCCCTTCTGCCTGGTCCTTCGGAAGAGGAAGAGCACCTTGTTCTGGGGTGCCCGTTACATCCGTACTGACTATACCCTTCTAGACCTTCTTCAGCCAGGGGCCTCACCTTCAG ATCCATCAGACACAGGGAACTTCTCTTTCAAGAATATGCTGGATGCCCGCCTGGAGGGTGAAGTGGATGTCCCCAAAACAGTGAAAGTCAAAGGAACTGCAGGGCTGTCCCACAGCAGTACTCTAGAGGTTCAGTCTCTCAGTGTTTCCCCTAAAGCCCTGGACAACTTACAGGAGAG AAAGCTTGTGCCAGAGCACTCATTCTTAAAGGAGATAAAGGACCGAGGGGAGAACCTGTATGTGGTGATGGAAGTTGTGGAAACTGTGAAGGAGATCACCCTGGAGAATGCTGGAAAAGCTTTGGGAagcttctccctccccttctttgcCCCTTTGGGCCTACAG GGATCCATAGACCACACAGAGGCTATTACCATCCCCAAGGGCTGTGTCCTAGCCTACCGAGTGAGGCAGCTGCTAGTCAAAGGCAAAGATGGCTGGG ATATTCCTCATGTCTTCAATGACAACCTGAAAACCTTCCCTACTGAAG AAAAACCTGAAGAGAAAATATCCT tTATCCAGTCATCTGATCATT CTGAAGTTCCAGAAGATTTTGGGTCACTTAAGAAAGAAGTACAAAATGAGGCCCAAGAGGTGAACAAATTGAGCAAGGAAGGGCAGGTATCACTGCTCAAGTCCCTTAGAAGTCTTCTGGGGAAGAAACAAGACCTGCAAGACTTAGAACTCACG TTTGAAGAAGCTCTGAATAAGGGACAACGTGTGTCCCTGGAGGCCAAGCCGAAAGACATTGAAGTCTCCCATGATGTTGTGGAAGGAATTCTGTATTTCCTTGGAGCCTTGACAG AGCTGAGTGAAGCACAACATAAACTACTAGTAAAGTCCATGGATATGAAGATCTTGCCCCTGCAGCTGAAATTG GTGGAGAGTATTATGGAGCAGAACTTTCCACAGACTGAGGAAGGTTTATTTCCCCTGAAGCCTGACCTACTATCCTCCCTTGGGGATGAGGAATTGACCTTCACTGAGGCTCTAGTGGGGCTGAGTGGCCTGGAAATGCAGAGATCAGGCCTCAAGTATAACTGGGATCCTGACACACTCCCCCAACTCTGTGCGCTGTATGCTAGCCTCTCCTTCCTACAGCTGCTAACCAAGCCCTGCTaa
- the LOC141513819 gene encoding gasdermin-A-like isoform X2, which yields MTMFENVTRALARQLNPRGDLTPLDSLIDFKRFHPFCLVLRKRKSTLFWGARYIRTDYTLLDLLQPGASPSDPSDTGNFSFKNMLDARLEGEVDVPKTVKVKGTAGLSHSSTLEVQSLSVSPKALDNLQERKLVPEHSFLKEIKDRGENLYVVMEVVETVKEITLENAGKALGSFSLPFFAPLGLQGSIDHTEAITIPKGCVLAYRVRQLLVKGKDGWDIPHVFNDNLKTFPTEEKPEEKISSEVPEDFGSLKKEVQNEAQEVNKLSKEGQVSLLKSLRSLLGKKQDLQDLELTFEEALNKGQRVSLEAKPKDIEVSHDVVEGILYFLGALTELSEAQHKLLVKSMDMKILPLQLKLVESIMEQNFPQTEEGLFPLKPDLLSSLGDEELTFTEALVGLSGLEMQRSGLKYNWDPDTLPQLCALYASLSFLQLLTKPC from the exons ATGACTATGTTTGAAAATGTCACCCGGGCCCTGGCTAGACAGCTTAATCCTCGAGGAGACCTGACTCCTCTGGACAGCCTCATTGACTTCAAGCGCTTCCACCCCTTCTGCCTGGTCCTTCGGAAGAGGAAGAGCACCTTGTTCTGGGGTGCCCGTTACATCCGTACTGACTATACCCTTCTAGACCTTCTTCAGCCAGGGGCCTCACCTTCAG ATCCATCAGACACAGGGAACTTCTCTTTCAAGAATATGCTGGATGCCCGCCTGGAGGGTGAAGTGGATGTCCCCAAAACAGTGAAAGTCAAAGGAACTGCAGGGCTGTCCCACAGCAGTACTCTAGAGGTTCAGTCTCTCAGTGTTTCCCCTAAAGCCCTGGACAACTTACAGGAGAG AAAGCTTGTGCCAGAGCACTCATTCTTAAAGGAGATAAAGGACCGAGGGGAGAACCTGTATGTGGTGATGGAAGTTGTGGAAACTGTGAAGGAGATCACCCTGGAGAATGCTGGAAAAGCTTTGGGAagcttctccctccccttctttgcCCCTTTGGGCCTACAG GGATCCATAGACCACACAGAGGCTATTACCATCCCCAAGGGCTGTGTCCTAGCCTACCGAGTGAGGCAGCTGCTAGTCAAAGGCAAAGATGGCTGGG ATATTCCTCATGTCTTCAATGACAACCTGAAAACCTTCCCTACTGAAG AAAAACCTGAAGAGAAAATATCCT CTGAAGTTCCAGAAGATTTTGGGTCACTTAAGAAAGAAGTACAAAATGAGGCCCAAGAGGTGAACAAATTGAGCAAGGAAGGGCAGGTATCACTGCTCAAGTCCCTTAGAAGTCTTCTGGGGAAGAAACAAGACCTGCAAGACTTAGAACTCACG TTTGAAGAAGCTCTGAATAAGGGACAACGTGTGTCCCTGGAGGCCAAGCCGAAAGACATTGAAGTCTCCCATGATGTTGTGGAAGGAATTCTGTATTTCCTTGGAGCCTTGACAG AGCTGAGTGAAGCACAACATAAACTACTAGTAAAGTCCATGGATATGAAGATCTTGCCCCTGCAGCTGAAATTG GTGGAGAGTATTATGGAGCAGAACTTTCCACAGACTGAGGAAGGTTTATTTCCCCTGAAGCCTGACCTACTATCCTCCCTTGGGGATGAGGAATTGACCTTCACTGAGGCTCTAGTGGGGCTGAGTGGCCTGGAAATGCAGAGATCAGGCCTCAAGTATAACTGGGATCCTGACACACTCCCCCAACTCTGTGCGCTGTATGCTAGCCTCTCCTTCCTACAGCTGCTAACCAAGCCCTGCTaa